The nucleotide window ggtaactcgtggcatttaggtaacaggcacagactagtgatgtgataatgttcttcctatacgagtcgagaaaaagaaaccactaaaaaaaggaaattaattaaactaatcttttaagtgctacctaaatgccatgagttaccgatgtgtattTATAAgtcttatttaaataaatacaagtttCAGTACAggatggcccaaaaatacgttgacaacgttttttctaattattttattaaatgctTACGTAACTGGTACATagtaagttaaaaattaaaactagtttttttatgcaacaaaaattaattgtcttcaaaataattaaattatgaatCCGGGAAAATTAGCAGTGTTGCATAGATAATTTTCCTGGATTCACAAGTTCAAAAGAGTGGCCACCCTACTCGCCTGATCTAAATCTAATGGATTATAGTTTGTGGTCAATCTTAGAGACAAGGGCCTGTGCTACTaaacagggatgttgcgaatattcgcatccgcatccgcggaacttccgcattattttctaCATCTgcatgcggatgtcgaacaagtcggtacaggaacgtcttagcggcggcgtaagtgctaggtaatttgtcgttacctataacgaaatcgtctaaagccagaaaagtcggccaagttactgtttattaaatataacgcttCTATATTCTtactcaaatactaaacgtatcgtttttttaaaatagtaattactagaaaagtagtatttgacgttttttaagtacctaatcttgacatccgcatccgcggatgtgagcctttaaatatccacatccgcggatgtcaaaaaatctgcatctgCAACATCCCTGCTACTAAACACAAAAGTATAAACGCTCTAAAAGCATCACTTACCAAAGAATGGGACAAAATATTCTTGGAGGAGCTGCGGCATTTCGTtgaaaattttaacaaacgtttgcgtttgtgtatcaaagcgaAAGGAGGCTATTTTGAAGACAATTAATCAATTTTTGTTGCATAAAAAgactgtacttttatttttttacttactttgtactagttacgtaagtacttaaaaaaataattagataaaccattgtcaacgtatttttgggccaccctgtaATGACATAAACTATTCACAGTTGAGGTTAAGTTAGAGTATGAGGGGCAAGCTGTACAGCAAGAGCCCTCCTGCTCCGAGCAGTACACGAACCATGAGGTCAAGGACGACCATGAGGTCAAGGACAACCATGAGGTCAAGGACGACCGTGAGGTCAAGGACAACCATGAGGTCAAGGACGACCATGAGGTCAAGGACAATCTTATGCTGAGCACGGAGAGTGCACGGCCCAAAGGTGAGATGTCTTTCTTATCTTACTGTATTTGACCCAATCAGACAATCAGGTTATTCCGACCAGTTACCACCAAGTAAGATCCAGTACAGCCAGCAAACTTGCCAAGCGGGCGTGGTGTTCAACATTACCTTGAAACACTcttatctttttagggttccgtacccaaagggtaaaaccctattactaagactccgtccgtccgtccgtccgtccgtccgtccgtccgtccgtccgtccgtctgtcaccaggcagtatctcacgaaccgtgatagctagacagttgaaattttcacagatgatgtatttctgttgccgctataacaacaaatactaaaaacagaataagataaagatttaagtggggctgctcccatacaacaaacgtgatttttgaccgaagttaagcaacgtcgggcggggtcagtacttggatgggtgaccgttttttctgccgttttttgcattatggtacggaacccttcgtgcgcgagtccgactcgcacttgcccggttttttctttaTCCACGACTGTTATCCAAACCCTAATTCTTTATTCAGACAAACACTAGGTTAAGTTTACAGCTGCAGGATGCCAAGACacttaagccccccattcacactcctaccttgtagtccgccttgCAGGACTACGGCGTAGGATATAGCTCACACACCCTCCTAcattgtagtccgcctcgcaggactacggCGTAGGATATAGCTCACACACCCTCCTacgttgtagtccgcctcgcaggactacggCGTAGGATATAGCTCACACACCCTCCTacgttgtagtccgcctcgcaggactacggCGTAGGATATAGCTCACACACCCTCCTGCATTGTAATCcgcctcgcaggactacggCGTAGGATATAGCTCACACACCCTCCTACATTGTAGTACGTCTTGCAGGACTACGGAGCAAGAAATAGCTCACACACGGTACTGTTTTGCCGTCCATCTTCAATACTGCTTCGTTTCTTACAAGTGTCGGTCTACttactcttgaaaatgttacgtgcaatttcaaaaaaagaaaatagctcttctgctatgtattttcttgttattggataaaaataaaaaagagtgtgggaaaagaaactgctaaaaaACAATCCTACGCGGCGGACTACAGCGGTGGGCGGGGCTTGCAGGATTTGTAGGACCCAAGAGGCATCCTACTTGGTGTTGTAGGACGGCACGTAGTCCgcgacccccatacacaatcctacccaatgaGGCAGGCTACAAGGTattaggagtgtgaatggggggctttagggtgggttgcaccaaaccgtctgtcaagGGTAAAGCGTTCGTTTGTATgtaaagtttcatagtaaaccgctgagtgacgttgatcagtctgtcaagtgtggttggtgcaactggcccttatactgttaatacatagtcagtatcatacaattcataaacatgtatacacttttcgaactatctctagaatcttaaattaaacatatgtattaagtattactaagttacatagagacttaaaaaaaatctgatagtaagtaacataggtagagtttaaaaaaatgataaaaaaaataaaaaatcttaacaataaagtcgcatcaagatcattttgaacacctcgcccgcttagcaacttctgctgctgactgtaccactgGAAATTTGGTATTGGAACTGGTTTCCAGTGGTAACAGctgagaaaaaaaatcccagcgGTTACCACCAACTCGCTTTCGTGGTACGGTCGGTGCCCTAACTTAAATACCCAAGTGTAtggccatactaattgtatagaaaagtgcaTACTTATTGTTGCCGACAAGTACCGAGCGCTCGGGGTGAGGGCGCGCGGGGCAGCGACTGCCCCACCAACCAGAGATCCGAATGCGAGTCATACCGAACGGACGTtaatttgcaattttttttttctctaataTTCCTAAAATGTACTGTGCGTTGTTCTatatagtttaaataaaaagtatagtgcataatttgactatttttattggaaaaaaccACTACAAAGTACGACACTTATGTTAGTGAAATTgatttttattggaaaaaaccACTACAAAGTACGACACTTATGTTAGTGAAATTGTTtcgttaataaaaataaaaatataataaaaatgtgtCGCAAAAGATTTTTTGTCAATAAATTGTTTACAGTTAACACTGGCGACAATTCTAGAACTATTTGGTAACTACTGAGAAAAAACACTGTTAGTTActaccaaaccgagttggtagCTTTGTGGATTTTTTTTCAGTCATATTTTGATAAGTTTCCCGACATTATTGATGATTTTTCGATGTGATTTTCTATGAATAAGGACTTGAGATACAGGAGACAGGTGGGCCCTGTATACATTTTGACCGCTTTATACTCTGCAAGAGATAATTTTTTGACATAGTTTATATTTTGACATACATTGGTCATATTTTGACATTGTatttagtatgtttattatgctctgacattttattttactgtatttgacttttacttttaatttttgttatgattatttgattgttttatattttttacttaattcttaattattttaatgtgttattgtttacaatctgacgatctttttgtgaattcATGTTATTTGGAAACATTGTGACATTGTTAAATATCATGTAAttttcaataagaaataaattaatctaaTCTAATGTAATCTAatctgtaacacgagcaaataattaaaacacacaTTGTCCTCTTCAaatgataaaactttttttaacaacttttaaaaattatgatgatTTTAGATTTCCATTTCACTACCTACCTGATctcttaataatataataataattgatgGAGCGAAAGCGAAGGTCTCCGGGCAAAATTCTTTCATAATTTCGGATgatctcctctacaggtcgcatttaTAAACAGATTCCCGCGAAACTCGATGAGCAGTTTCGATAATTATATAGATATGTCTGGTTTCAGATTCTAACCAACCAATAGCCGTGAAACCGGAGCCAGGATCGGAACCAGAGCCCTCTGCCGTCCTTGACGCGCAACATAGCAAACAAACAAAACCATTCTACAATCGTTTTACTGTACATAAACGGCTGCATAAAGGCAAAAAAGTCTACTCTTGCAATATGTGCGAAAAACAATTTGTACGCCCAAGTGAATTGACTATACATGAACGTTCACACACTGAAGAGAAACCCTACTCGTGTGATTTTTGCGAAAAGAAGTTTTTGCGTTCAATGGAATTGACAAACCATAGGCGGATACATACCGGCGAACGGCCCTTCGAATGTGAAGTATGCAATAAGAAATTTGCGCATGCAAGTATTTTGCATTTACATAAACGCATTCACACAGGTGAGAAAAAATACTCATGCGATATCTGCAATAAGCACTTTGCGCGATGGAATGGCCTGgttatacataaaaaatatcatacaGGTGACCGGTCACATTCTTGTGATCTCTGCGAAATGAAATTTGTAACGTCTACTGATTTGAAGAAACATAAACTGACGCATAATCGTGAAAAGccatatttgtgtaaaatatgtGAAGAACAGTTCGATGACAAGAACGCTTTAGTGAAACACAGACAAAGCCATATAGGAGAAAATACATGTAAGGAATTGCTGTGCGACATTTGTAACAAGTTATTTGCGAGTGCGGATCACGTGGCCAGACATAAAAAGCTACACAGTGGTGTGAAGCCGTACACTTGTGAAGTATGCAATAAACAATTCGCGAATTCTAGTTACTTGAtcagacataaaaaaatacacaccGGCGTGAAGCCACACACTTGTGAAATATGCGAAAAGCGCTTCACAAATTCCAATGGCCTGACTAGACATAAAAAAACCCACACTGGCGTAAGACCATTTACGTGCGAAGTATGTAAGCAGCAGTTCAGTGAATTAAGCAATTTAAATCTTCATAGACGAATACACACGGGCGAAAAACCGTATTCATGCgacgtatgtgaaaagaaattTGCCCGACCGGATTATTTAAAGACTCATAAACGATTACATGTTGGCGAGGCTCCATCAAAGACTGATGCTCAGTCAGTCAAACGTAAATGGTTTGACAGAAAACAAACAACTTAGTTAAGTTAGCCGTATAACTTAAAATTTAAATGCCcaggttataaataaatataattatattaatatagtggttttatttaatatttcaaaCACGGTCTTGCATGTCAGTTTCCGCGTGTTGGAAATACTAGGATGACACAAGTTTATTAGTAGTTTTGACTGAATATACTTAATacctaatatatatttatattttatattatttatataaaattttagATTAATTAAATCGGTTGAGTGAAAGTCGTacttcacatacattttgtatggacccaAACCGAAAAATGTGGCCACCATTTGCCGTTTAGTTGATAAAGTgaaaaataagcaaaataaaagtatgtcatcatcttcctcgcgttgtcccggcattttgccacggcccccatgggagcctggggttcgttggacaactaatcccgagaattggcataggcactactttttacgaaagcgattaCGAACCTTACGgtcctttcaacccagagggtaattgggattaatccggtttcctcacgatgttttttttcttcaccaaagagcgactggtaaatatcaaataatatttcgtacctAACTTCCGAAAAATTCATACGAGTACGAGCCGCCTGATGCCATCTAGTAGTCGTTTGCCTACCTTAAAAAACCTCCAAAATTAACTGTTAATTTTTTCGTTCAGGTGTGTCTTTTACTGTATTTATTGTGTTAATAAATGGAAGAAAAGACTCTGAGTAAACCAAAAGGAACATTGGTATTGATAACTTAATTTCCTTTTGAACTTGGGACCATAGTTGCAGTATTGGACTATATGTGGGAGGTTTTACGGTTCTATATAATTAAAAAGTTGGAAAAGTACTTGTGTATGCGGGTTTGAGCTTCCGGTACCTACTCGTGAAAATTAGAGAAATAGGTAAATGAGTAACTTTTACCTATTTCTCTAATGAGGACACTAAATAAACGTTTACCCTATTTACTGAACACTTTGCCCACGGACATAGTAAAAGAGCCcaaaaaaaatagatttaaaAACAGTCTTGTAGATTTAAAAACAGTCATGTATTACCCTACAGTGTATTcatgatatacctacctattttaactCCGAATGTAAActatgataatatttaaatttaattaagtatagtATAGTGAGACTCCACAGTCAAACAAAATGTAGTTTTGGGAGCATTGTCTTTAACAAAAAAGTTGTAACTTCTTgtgtaataaataactaaataaaataaaaaataggcTTAAGTCAGTCATAAACTAAAaactgttaagaatgaaatcccgtGAAAAGCCCGtgaaggaccgaaaggaactaaatcttatTGTATGCTCTTGTCAATCGgactttaggtcctttagtccCGTGGGATTGGAGAGCGCTTGACTGAGTGAAACAGAAAACGAACGGAATGAAACGGTTCACAATGTCGCTGACACAAATTGTGCGAACGAGATGAAATAACACCGTGAGAcgaggtttcatatttcagtgtcattcagagacaatttcaatatggcgggttgtttacatagttagcaagttccatagaataacACTTTAtacattaattttttttgggTGTCATTTAATCGATCTGCAAAATATTCCTATTTTgatgaataaaaatatatatt belongs to Cydia splendana chromosome 26, ilCydSple1.2, whole genome shotgun sequence and includes:
- the LOC134803303 gene encoding zinc finger protein 436-like, with translation MEENGGSVEVVIVKMELGENGLEETNVPSPAYSEFSNTIKRHKTCAVTRILTGHFEVKLEYEGQAVQQEPSCSEQYTNHEVKDDHEVKDNHEVKDDREVKDNHEVKDDHEVKDNLMLSTESARPKDSNQPIAVKPEPGSEPEPSAVLDAQHSKQTKPFYNRFTVHKRLHKGKKVYSCNMCEKQFVRPSELTIHERSHTEEKPYSCDFCEKKFLRSMELTNHRRIHTGERPFECEVCNKKFAHASILHLHKRIHTGEKKYSCDICNKHFARWNGLVIHKKYHTGDRSHSCDLCEMKFVTSTDLKKHKLTHNREKPYLCKICEEQFDDKNALVKHRQSHIGENTCKELLCDICNKLFASADHVARHKKLHSGVKPYTCEVCNKQFANSSYLIRHKKIHTGVKPHTCEICEKRFTNSNGLTRHKKTHTGVRPFTCEVCKQQFSELSNLNLHRRIHTGEKPYSCDVCEKKFARPDYLKTHKRLHVGEAPSKTDAQSVKRKWFDRKQTT